The genomic stretch tgatttatataataaattatatcaatgTAAATTTGGATTTTAATTCGTCTTTGTCATGCGTCTAATTCCTATCCCGTATTTTTTTATATACCAAGTATTATTATTATAGAGTTCACCATTGGTTTGGTATGCTCATCCAAATTCTTATCCGATAACTGACGATAGAGACAGATGCAGTCGTTCCACCATCTTTTACGGGGAAATGACTAACTTGAGATTGTGAGAATAAATGGTGAGGGATAAGGATGCAGTGACTCCGTTAATAAAAGCGTACAAGCACCGCCGACAAGTGTGTGGGCTACATTAGTGGTTAAAGTAAAGAGTGTCCAATTAGAAGATTACAAACGTATGACGCTAACATGACTTCATCCACGGGAGACTTTGGAGACAGTGACACGAATGCAGAAGTCCATACTACCATATAATGGAAACAGCAACAGCATGGCCTCGTCGACGTCGGCTCTACGGGCCAAGTCTACACCCCACTCATCTGCAAGTCCGGAAAAGATGACCTCGGTGCGTGACCGCTACTCGTCCTTGGTTTTCCTTGTACTTTATTTCTTAGCAACAAAGTTGGGTAGGTGTGATAGCGTCGAGTGTGGGGGCCAGCCTTGTCATTGAGAATCCCTTCTACGCTAAATTACTTATAcccatttaaaatatttttaaataaataaatataaaaattatcagaTAATATTTTAAACCTCAATATCTAATAAAGAAGACCAATGTTTTAGGTGTTTAAATAGATTTGATTATGGCAAAAAATTAAATTGTTTATAGCTTGTAGCAAGTACACCTTCCATTAAATTCCTATATATTTTTGGTAGACTTATATGTTCGATTGCTActcaaaattgattttaaatattttgcTTTCATCTTTTATGCCCTTTGCACCTCCTAAGTTGCCCCTCTTTTCTGTATACTTTATATTAGTTGCAATTACAAGTAATTACTTTATAGATTGATGTCCAAACAACCATTTaaagtatttattatttttatccataattattatttattaaaattaattttatattttagacgTTATTAAGTACTAGAAAATAGTTTAATCATTGAATGGTTGATCGAGCGGCTCATAAATCTCCATCGTAATATTGTGTGTCAATGATGAGATCATCGATATAAACAACGAGGTATTATTAACACGAACGATTTGGATGTTTACATGGATGCTGGCATGGACGTTAGCATGCCAACCCATGCATATTACTATTTACGGATATTTCTATTAGCACTCACtaaacaaaacatgctagaaaaggaaaaaacaaaTCTCACGATGCTTAAAATGAATCACCTAAACGTATGTTTGACACTACAGGGATTCATTCATAGCCGAAGACCCAGAGCAAACATGCaaatgacttcttcatcactagCTTTATATATGCTACTGCCTCAGCATCAACACCTATCGACTCTCCACTGCGTTCTCAAACCACAAACCCTACTCCATCAACTTACACCCTAAACCAACATGGTGCATAATTAATGTCACCATTTTCCCTCTTTGACTTGAGAAAGAAATCATATATCCATTTCATAGAATTCTCGTCTTAGTTTATCCATTTGCTTTTTGTTTCAACAATAATATGTTATACCTTgtaataaggtatattttggcccCAAGACACGTCaggtcagaatccgtactaaggtgTTGCTTGGCACGTCACGTCTCAGGAATCTCGAGATGACACCACCCTCAAGACACGTCAAGATAGAATCCGTACCAAGATACTGTTTGGCACGTCTATCACACCAATCCGCATATGACCAACCCATatacagtaatataaagacctaTGGTCGGCATCTGACccgaaaaaagaaaggaaaaatcaATTGAACACtctactaacttgctcgtcggaggggcctcaTCGGGAATCACCCAACGAGGGTCATTTTTCAAGAAAGCTGTCACCCACGACCTGCAAGCGTCTCAACCCTGAAATCGTCATCTAATGTATGAAGGAGAGCAGTCAATCGACCTAGATCCCGACCAATGTCAACCAGCACACCTTCCCGAGGGCGCGACCACCTCAAGAAGATGAGCCGCCAACCACCCCAGAGACGGAGAGACTCAGCTTGGCATATACGGTGCCCAGATCGACACACCAAGGAAtgctgatcaacaccccgtcgcgaGGGTCCGGATGACCTCGGCATCCATCTCAATCAATAAAAGACTCCCGATATTGACCCATGGACCAAGTCATGCTAACTCATCAGCGATGATATATTTGTTCACCAGCACCTTGAATCATCACCTCAACAGGTGCTTTTCTTTCCTCTCCGACCCTAGTCTTTAATTCGAAGCTTTTGAAGCTTCAAAAAGTCTCCTATCTGTATCTCCCCCACAACAGAGGGAATTCCCAGCTATTCTACCTGAGGTTGACATAAGAGTGACATCAAAAGCAGTTTTTCTTGACCTCATTCATGTCCTCTCTAGTGGTTCTACTGAAGTAGACCTCTGTGGAAGAGCCTTGATAAATAACAGGCAATAATTTCTTTCAACAAAATAAATGATCGTCTTTATCAAAACCTAAGATGGCCGCCATCTTCTTAGATATTTGATTAAAGTTCGCTTGACCTTTTTTTCTTATTACTCCTATGTCagaaaagatatttttcttgCGTAGGTTGCTACACTATAGGGAAGCCGATTTATAATCGACTCAAATTATTTTTTGATCTTCTAAAAATATTCATATGAATATTTTGATGAGATTATTCCTGTGAATATTCTGCATTGAAAGTAATTCGATAATTAACCCGAAATGTCTTTTGAGTTTCTGCCTTAATGGATAGGAGAATGTTGATCTTATATTGCTTGACATGATGAAAGATgactaattaattttatatttttattaatatataatagATTAGTAAAATCTCATAATATAACACATTCTTGCAGCACTTCAAATATGGCTTTCTTCTTTCGTGGCAACGCAACTTTACTGGTATCATCCAAAACCTAGAGCAAACAAAGAACACACAAAGCGCTTGTTTCAtgttacatcatcatcatcatgtacgtAGGCACCATCAACCATGCAGATGATCGCTTCATGAAGAAGGCACCGCCCAACAGCTACCCAAGAACTCGAGGGTCTCAGAAATCCAAAGGCACCCTCTCTCGACCACTGAGCTGCTTGTTGTACTTGCGGTGCCGCCGCTCCCTGGCGTAGACCATCCAAAATGTGGAGGAGAACATGACGGCGGCCGACAATATGACGAGACCCACGAAGATCCATTTGCTGTAGAGGTCCAGGCCGGGGCAGTTGTTGCTGGCCAGGTCCGCGAAGGTTTCGCGGACGAAGGTGCAGTCGGCCAGCTGCGCCAGGAAGGGTCCGTAGTAGTACAGTCCGTGGCTCACGTTGGTCGCCGCCGTCATCTGGTAGTAGATGCTGGGAGTGATCCGACCCACGGTGGTGCACACGTCGCTCCCGCCGACGCGAGCAGTTTGGCAGACGTGGCCTTTCCATACCTTTGATGCGCTGTTGAAGTCGACCTCCCCGGGGAGACAGGTGCGGTTGGACATGTCGGGCAAGTAGGGGTTGCAGAGAGGCGGCGCCGGCGGGCCGGACTGGTTGTAGTAGAGAGGCGCCATACCAGGGGGAAAGTCGGCGTTGGAGATGTTGACGATGACCTGGTTGACCAGGTTGACCAGCTGGAACGTGACTTGCTTGCTTCGTTGCATGGATTCATCGGCAGTGGCGACATCGACGCAGGGAAGGATGTCATCCAGAGCTGTGTGCGCGTGCGGATGATCCACCCACTCGTCCATGGCGACGCAGGCGTCCCCGACCACACTGGTGCATCAAATAGTTCGTGTTGTGCATGATCATCAGTAGATTTGATTCTCGATAACAAGTAAGACGAGGAAAGATAGACGAAAGCATTAAGAATAATCTCATCAAGTTTGACTCACTCCTAATATTACATCTAAATGTCAAACATTTAGTCAGCCGCAGAAGTAGAAATTTCGACTTACTTGTGGATAAGAAGAAAAATGCCACATAAGATAAATGTGCCTGCTACTAAAATCCACGCAACAACCACTAAGCTGCATTATGTTAGCAAGAGAACTAAGGGTCAAATTCCCATGGAATatgatatatgtatacatacccaATAAAATAAAGTGATGCACAGAAAAAGATAACAATGGTGAAAAGATCATCTTACATACATAGAGACAAGGAATTGCAGTCCAAATATAGAGAATACTGCATAATAAACATAGGAAATCAGCAACTCAGTGATATAAGAAGAAATTGACTTAGGAACAAAGTTGAGTCAGTATCTATCACAAAATTTACTTCAAGTATCAAAAACATTGTAATCCTATTTGAAAGCACGTAAGTGATGCGTTTGGTGCTCACCGAATCCGAGGAATGCCAAAAGCAGCATCACTGCAGACACGATGATCAGATTCCAACCCCTGCAGGCAGATCATATTATTATTGTGagtatggatggatggatggatggatggatgggacACTCACACTGCATCTAACACGCCATGGATACTCTTGGAGTTCTTTGATGTCTGAGTAGAGAGAGCAGTGGCCGAGGTGTTGATCTTTGTGTGAAGCACATCGATTTTGCTCTGCATATCGGTAGGAAGAAAGATCTGATCCACTCCGATGTTCCGAGCATCAGCCAAACTGCTGGAGAACTTCTGCAGATTGTCCACTGTCAGATTTGCTTGTCCCACAACGTAATCCAGTGTTGCCGATGTGCTCTTGTGAAACCTCCCCTGTCCGTCGTACAGGATGACAGATCCAGCGCTGCAGCACCAGAGAAGCTATGGATTCATGGAACGAAGTAGATCGAGATGGAAGAGGAGCGGAGGAGAGAGGTTGTTTGGTACATTGCAGCGCAGGTTAGTAGTACGAGGAGAATGAGAGAGATGACATCGGCGGCTCGCGAGTAGGAGTGCTTCCGCCGTCGGCaacagcagtagcagcagcagatgAGAAGGAGGACGATGCCGAATCCCAGGAACCAAGCTACGGCAATGGCGAAGAGTGGCATGGCGGTGAAAGAAACGGACTGCGGGGAGATGCGAGGAGACGGTGAAGGGTTGcgggggggaagaagaagaagagacggCGGAGGAGGAGAGGATGAGAGGAGCTCACAGCCCAGTAGTGTTGGTTCCTGATGTTCCAGCCGCCGGTGTAGCGTTGGTATCCGTTCATGGGGTCTTGCCTATACGTCCTCTCCGCCGCCAGCACGAAGGTGCTGTTGTGCACCGTGGCGTCGCCGGCGGACGGCACCTCGGCGACGAACCTCCTCCATGCGCCAAAGCCGTCTTCTTCAAGCTGTTTTCTACCTATAAATTAAGCTCCAGCAGTTCAAGAAAggatgaagacgaagaagaagaagaagagaccaaGAAAGCATAAATGCGCTCAGAATCTGCTTAAAATCACATCAAAATCGTGTCTTTTTCATCGAAACAGAAGCTGTGCTATGAAATCGTCGCTTTTCCGAGGACCCAAGCCGTCGTCCTCAATTAAGCCTCTATAGTTCAAGAaacgaagaagagaaagagacCAAGAAATCGAAAATGAGCACATAATCTGCTCAAGAACTCATAAAAATCGTATCTTTTCCACCGAAAGCAGAAGCCGTGCTAAAATATCGTCTCTTTTTCCAAGGATCCAAGTCATCTTCGAGCCCTCTACCTATCACTAAACCTCGATAGTTCAAGAAACGATGAAGAAGAAGAGaccaaaaaatcataattttgcacaaaatctgctcataacACATCAAAAATCATCTCTTCGTAGTTCAAGAGACAACAAAGAGAAAGAAACcataaagatatcataaatgtGCGCAAAATCTACTCGGAAGCACAGAAAGATCGTCTCTTTGCTACCAAATTCAGAAGTTGTGGTCAGAGATCGTCTCTTCTTTAAGGACCCAAGTCATATTCAAGCTGTCTACCAACATATTAAGCCTCAATGGTTCAAGAAAAGGTGAAGATAAAGAGACCAAGAAATCATAAATGTACGGAAAGTCTGCTCAAGAACTCATAAAAATCGTttcatttccaccaaaaacagAAGATAAAGAGACCAAGAAATCAGAAATGTGCGGAAAATCTAATCAATAAAGATCGTCTCTTTTACACCAAAAACGGATGTTCTGATCAGAATTCGTCTCTTATCCATGGACCCAAGCCATCTTCAAGCCCTCTACGTGTAAATTTAACCTCAAGAAACGATGACGAAAATGAGACCAGGAAATCTCAAATATGCACAAAATCTGCCCAAAAACACATCAAAAACGTCTCTTTGCCGCAGAAAACAGAAGTTCTGCTAAAAACTCCTCTCCTTTCCGAGGACCCAAGCCACCTTCAAGCCCTCTTCCCACAAATTAAACCTCAATAGTTCAAGAAACGACGAAGAAAAAGCGACCAAGAAACCATAAATGTGCCCCAAATCGACTCATAAACACGTAAAAAGTCGTATCTTTTCCACGCAACAGAAAAAAACAGAGGTTCTGCCCAAAAAACACCGCCCTATAAATGTAAAGAGACGATCTTTTTTTCCGCATCAATCTTTTGTCGAGCGCAAGAAAGGCGGAAGAACCTGAAACGGGCGCCTTCTGGAGCTCTACCGAGGCGATGGATAAGGGAAGGAAGAGAAGCGTGAAAGACAGGACGCAGCATGGTAATCCGGAAATCTCCATGCCTATTCGAGCTCGGTTGCGCTGCCCCCAGAGAGGCCTTGGGGATACCAAGAACAAAGCCAGGAATTGGTGAACGGGAGAGGCCTCAGGGGAGGGAGACCCTCTGTTTCCTTCCTCCTATATATACTCCCTCTCGCTCCGTCACTTTCTGCGCGTCGAAATCTAGAGATCAGAGGTGGAAACCAGCTTTAATATGCGTGCATCCTATAATTAATGTGTCGTACTGCTCCTTTGATTGTTGctctgcttttgtttccttcttTTAGGGAGTGTCTAAATGGGAAGGCAAAACAGAGCgacgtttattttagattttcttttttttttttaaccttttgTTTTCATAAATAGGTTTGTTTGTTAATTTAAATTAAGGTTTAAGATCTCGATCATACTactattctttttttattttatttacgttATGTAATATTTGTAGTTGATGTGATGAGAGTTTATGATTAGAATTCTCtctaaatatttcatttattctaaaaattttatttattaaaaatgacTTGACTAGATAGTGAGtatgataattttaattatttaggatcatagatttatctttaaaataattttattattgagTTTTtagttatgatatattttttcatcattttgataaaaaaatgatcCTTTTATAATAAGTTACAATTTGTTTAACAAGTTTTAAAACAGAGTttagtataatatattttatttgattttttttatatagtaaaaaattatttatttatttttattgatttagagaTGAATCGTTAAaccatatatattttatattaacttTTTTAGGTGAAGCATGAAAAAAATCTTTTGAAATGATTTTCTATATGTTATTATTTGTATATAATGAAGAATTTAATTGATCTTGAAATTGTTTAGCATGATTGATCCGATAGGTAATTGATCTTGTAATTTCATCGAGTCTAAatcattaatttaaaatatttaattatattattttcataattcttAGTGTAAGATTATGTATACTTGAAAAATTAACACTACTCGTAACTCTTTTTCTCTATTAGAAGGATAGAATGATCCAAAGGAAAGGAAAGATCGAAACCTCGTTTTTGTCGTTcctaattattgatttttttttaaaaaaatttaatggacTTCGATAGCGAAAACAATAAAGAAGAATAGAGAAACTCAAAAGTAAAAGAAGATTAAAATAAGAAGAtcatattttaagaaaaaaaattagtaagtGGACATCAATAAATCATAGAGAAGAACTATAAAGTGTGATATTTTTGACCTCAAATACTTTTTTTTCctcaaaaataataaatgaagATGGGATTCAACCACATTTGGagaaaattttcaacaaaatatctATGGTAACCCAAAGAGGGTGAAAATGATACCAAGTAGATCTATATATGTTACAATGATTGGAACAATCAATTCCAAGTCGGAGCTCTTTCCACGATGTTGCTAATACAAATTAAAGGTTATCTCTTATGTTGGTCTAGCAATCATAATCTTCTTGCCATATGTTGAAATATCAAAGAGTACAAAATTGATTTCGCATAGCATCTCATTCAATGAGTGTATGCATCGATGAGTTGGatggaagaaaaaaaagacaaaggatgaaagaaaaatatttgaATTTGTCAAAGGAATAAATCAAGCTCCAAATAAGGTTAAGAATTAATGTCTTCATTttgattattatcatttttaatgtCGCATAACTTCTTGTTTTGATATTTAGGAGTATTTATCGtaaattttatatatgaacaaatatgaaCTCACAACCATCTCTTCAAAttgggaaaaaaaattaaaataaacaataaaaaattacaaatatacTGATTTCCAAAATTAGATTAGAAAAAGTTAATTTTCATTACACTAACCCATATATATTGTGTAACAATGCATCAAGTTCGTTAcatgattattttaatattagaACATACTATTTAACTGATTATCTTTTTCTTAATAATACCATCATCTCTCGTATATCATGCGATTATATCGAAAATCATTACCCATGATGGCTCTTAGAGGTGACACAATCCAAATAGTTCTCATTAATCCAAATAATAAGGATCTCCACTGATTCTTAGAGCTTACCCAATCCAAATTTCTCATacatatctttttcttcttctttcttcttaatTCTATCTTTTTTATTACGAGTTTTCCATGCTTTTCTAAAAGTAACACCTCAATTGTTCCGAATGATACCAAATATTTATTTGATTGATATATGTCGATCGAtattaatttcaaaaaaaaaatacgaTATACAAAATTGAATATACCAATTttgaaaattaaattaaaataataatacttcTTATATAGATAAGAttgtttatgttattattattagcatTATTATATGTTAACTTGTCATAAACCCTATATGACAAAGTCAAGATTTTTACATATGTGTATACTTAAATTTCAAATATCTAAGAGACTAACAAAAGAGGAGTGGTGTTGGGCAAAACATCATCTATACAATCTATATAAAACACTAAAGGATTAGCCACATGAAGGCAGAAACACAAACAATCAAGCAATAAGACAGCTACAAAACTTAGAAGATGCTTGAGCTTACATTGCTATACTTGGTTTTCTCTTTCTCTATGCAGGATTAATGTGATGTCTTAAACTCTTACAATGATGTCCacataataacaacaataactcatatatatatatatatatatatatatatatatatatatatatatatatatatagttttctcTCTTAAATTTGTAACATATGCATTAATTCTTCATTCTAAAAGACAAATGTACCACATAGCTTATTTCAAATGAAAAATTTATTGTCAACAGTTATCCATTTTGGCTTTCCAAATCATCATGGCACACAATTTGGTATCCTCATTGTTGTTCTATGGGTTTCTATATATTATGACCTCCACTGTTTTCTCTTTGTATGGTGTGGCATATGATGTGAATGGGGTTTTGTATCTAAAGATGATCATCTGAGATACATAGTAATAATGCAAGAAGACACCTATCTGAAAAGTGCCTGTTTATTCTTCAACTTATTCCTATGCAAGACTGATTAAAACTGATCTTTTTCTTTCAATCATTCTCTCACTTTTATGTTCAATGGACATGGTGGGATTTTCACATAGGAACATGTCATGTTTATGTGCCATGGTCATGCTAACATGTAACATCCAGGGCATCCCATCATGTTTGTATATCTCATCCATGATGGGCATGACACTGTTTACTTGTGTGCTTTCTTTTCAGAAATCCACAATACTTCTTACCTTATATAAGAAACTGAGTAATATCAATATCTATTTACTTATGAATAAGGAATATATTATGTTTGTCATGACTCATGAGGAGGTATGTTTATGTCATGGTGTTGGACATATAGAAGTCATTACCTGTGTTTTGTCATTACTACATACACTTTGTAGAACTTGATGCAAAACATGTGAATTTGGATCCTCATTgtgtttgaaaaatctgtaatcatAATTATTTACTATAGTAGTGATATCCatagattatattattttatgaatttgACCTCAATTCATCATTTggaattgataaatatatttaatctcatattaataGAGGAGTAGACCAATCATAAGTATTAGAATCACTACTACcctcaaaagtattttttttggAATTCATACAAAATTATTTATTTGAAGTGAATAATTTCTCATTctgataatttaatttaattttacaaGATCGACATGATGTAGATTCATTATTCTCTTAGAAAGATAATTATATTctaagaaataaattaattatcaaattCCTATATTTTGTGAATATTGGTTTAAAGTGTTATGCTACACAACATAAATGGACTATGCATTCTATGTCTCAGACACAAGTTAATGTTGTTTAGAATGATGTAAGAACATCCTCTCCCCCTAAATGCTGTCATGTCCTTTGATTCTTTGTATTGTTGTGGGAATGAAATCATTATTTGgactgaatatttttttaaaaaaatattaattaataatataattatattaggAAAATATGGAGGAAATTTTTATTTGGTCAAcaagtaatttttattttaaaaaggaTTCTGCttgaaaaaaatcttaaaattaaaagtttttttttaataatatctcaTGTATTTCATACTATTTTTTTTCTCTAGTAAACTTAGAGAGATCACTTAGAAAATTCTCGACATAcgaagaattctaaacttagatttgAATTAGCTCGAAAAAAAATGTTTTTGTTACTTATACTTTTATTGATTTCATACGATGAagaattatttttagataaatattattgaaaaatatgaATATTGGATGCactatttttacaaaaaaaatatgcCCTTAAATTAACCTATTTAATCATATTAATACAATTGGTGGGTggtatgattttatgatcatcTCGGCGCTTCATCACGACTCAGCAAATCAGGACCGTAGATTTTCAATCGGAAGCAGTATGTAACTCACCGATGTTATCCACGTGTCTTTCTACTACCACTGCGAAGGTCGCGTGCCGTCAACGTAACGGCAATTCCCGCCCTCCCTATGACCG from Musa acuminata AAA Group cultivar baxijiao chromosome BXJ1-3, Cavendish_Baxijiao_AAA, whole genome shotgun sequence encodes the following:
- the LOC103979616 gene encoding uncharacterized protein LOC103979616: MEISGLPCCVLSFTLLFLPLSIASVELQKAPVSEFIGRKQLEEDGFGAWRRFVAEVPSAGDATVHNSTFVLAAERTYRQDPMNGYQRYTGGWNIRNQHYWASVSFTAMPLFAIAVAWFLGFGIVLLLICCCYCCCRRRKHSYSRAADVISLILLVLLTCAAIAGSVILYDGQGRFHKSTSATLDYVVGQANLTVDNLQKFSSSLADARNIGVDQIFLPTDMQSKIDVLHTKINTSATALSTQTSKNSKSIHGVLDAVGWNLIIVSAVMLLLAFLGFVFSIFGLQFLVSILVVVAWILVAGTFILCGIFLLIHNVVGDACVAMDEWVDHPHAHTALDDILPCVDVATADESMQRSKQVTFQLVNLVNQVIVNISNADFPPGMAPLYYNQSGPPAPPLCNPYLPDMSNRTCLPGEVDFNSASKVWKGHVCQTARVGGSDVCTTVGRITPSIYYQMTAATNVSHGLYYYGPFLAQLADCTFVRETFADLASNNCPGLDLYSKWIFVGLVILSAAVMFSSTFWMVYARERRHRKYNKQLSGRERVPLDF